From Edaphobacter lichenicola, one genomic window encodes:
- a CDS encoding IS481 family transposase: MPWKESRILDQRLQFLSSYQKEEMSVADLCREYGISRPTGYRWINRYNETGPEGLVDRSRRPHSCSHATLEPIENAIFALRAKHPSWGARKLKARLEMLQPDVVWPAASTFGNILSRAGLTSPQKKRKRTTPCSEPFSLVTGPNQLWCMDFKGYFTTGDGKRCDPFTITDAHSRFLIRCQIVSRMDLSQVRAICEAAMREYGVPARIRTDNGAPFAGTGLLGLSKLLLGWMKLGIVHERNQAGRPQQNSRHERMHRTLKEDTTKPPAASLRAQQSRFDNFRYVFNNERPHEGLHNQVPASLYIPSSIRLEIGELNVEELRFRTARRVV; this comes from the coding sequence GCCTTGGAAAGAGAGTCGAATCTTGGATCAACGTCTGCAATTCTTATCGAGTTATCAAAAAGAGGAGATGTCAGTAGCGGACCTTTGCCGTGAGTATGGAATCTCCCGTCCAACGGGCTACCGCTGGATCAATCGCTATAACGAGACAGGACCGGAAGGACTGGTAGATCGCAGCCGCCGCCCGCATAGTTGCTCCCACGCGACGCTAGAGCCAATCGAGAACGCGATCTTTGCGCTTCGGGCCAAGCATCCGTCCTGGGGCGCGCGAAAGCTCAAGGCGAGGCTGGAGATGCTACAGCCAGACGTGGTGTGGCCTGCGGCCAGTACGTTCGGCAACATCCTGAGCCGAGCGGGCTTGACCAGTCCGCAGAAGAAGAGAAAACGTACCACGCCATGCTCAGAGCCTTTCTCTCTGGTGACGGGTCCGAATCAACTGTGGTGCATGGATTTCAAAGGCTACTTCACCACCGGCGACGGCAAGCGCTGTGATCCGTTCACGATCACTGACGCGCATAGTCGCTTTTTGATTCGTTGCCAGATCGTCTCGCGTATGGACCTCAGCCAGGTTCGAGCGATCTGCGAAGCAGCCATGCGAGAGTACGGGGTCCCAGCACGGATCAGAACCGACAACGGCGCACCGTTTGCGGGCACGGGGCTTCTGGGGCTGTCGAAGCTCTTGCTCGGCTGGATGAAGCTCGGGATCGTGCATGAGCGCAATCAAGCAGGCCGACCGCAACAAAACAGTCGCCATGAGCGGATGCATCGCACGCTGAAGGAGGACACGACGAAACCGCCTGCGGCATCCCTTCGCGCACAGCAGAGTCGCTTCGATAACTTTCGCTACGTGTTCAACAACGAGCGCCCGCATGAGGGCCTGCACAACCAAGTTCCCGCAAGTCTCTACATCCCTAGCTCGATCCGACTGGAGATTGGAGAACTCAATGTGGAAGAGCTTCGTTTTAGAACTGCGCGAAGAGTGGTCTGA